Within the Plectropomus leopardus isolate mb chromosome 15, YSFRI_Pleo_2.0, whole genome shotgun sequence genome, the region actgtctgtctcttgtgtatttgttgttcagttttatgtcttttaaaggCCCATCTATGGATAGGCATTGCAAAATAGCTTAGTCTATAaatgctgtggtgtgtgtgtggcataGTTTCATACTAACTTGTCCCTctacaaataaacattaaataaagtaaatggaGACATCTTTTGGAGGACAGTGTTTAGCTCACTTTTGGTAGCAGTGAGTTTGATATAGTTACCTGACATCTAGCTGGCATTGTGACATTTGAGATAAATATTCAGCAGAGTGTCATTTGTCATGTACAGTATAACACAGTCAAttctgtcattttgacattattttttaacatgcatgcTTCAGTTGTTGAGTGAATCTATTGAACAATaattctctcactctttcttcaGGATGGAGCTGCCatgttggtgtttgtttttgctgagcTCTCTGCAGTCGCTCTCAGCCCACAATGACTTCTTCACCTCAATAGGTAAAACCTTCAAGCCATGTATGATACTCATGTTagaaatatttctctctctggtGACTTGTGCTCCAACATATGTAAGCAAAAGATTTCACATGTGGGATCCTGAAATGATCTGCTAAGATTAGTGATTCCCCTTTGTTCTTTATTATTGCAAAACTTGAATGTGCAGGTTCCTGCTCACCCTCAAAAAGTTGTGGACAGATGCGTAGGAGGAAATTGCCCATAGATGAAGAAAAGAGAATTCCCGCACACGATCCTATCACTTATAACAAACTTTATAATAAAGTAAACACTTTTGCAGTTGTCAGACCTTCATCATATTGAGACTCAGTTTATTGCAAGTAATAGGACAGTGTGTggaaattttcttttctttatttatcattagCAGTATTACTgatgaagtatttctgatttgtATCCTCAGGCCAGATGACAGATTTGTTATACACAGAAAAAGACCTTGTCACCTCTCTAAAGGACTACATCAAAGCAGAGGAGAACAAGCTTGAGCAGGTCAAACGGTGAGTTTGTGTACAAGAGCACTCAAAAAATGGTGACTTAACTGACGCACAATTCTTAATATTTCTTGTTAATAGTTTATTATTGCGTGTGGATTCAATTGTAAGCAATGGATCTAACTCTGTATGACCATCATCATGACAGGTGGGCTGATAAGTTGGATTCCTTGTCCAACACAGCCATACAGGACCCAGAGGGCTTCCTGGGACACCCTGTCAACGCCTTCAAACTGATGAAGAGGCTGAACACAGAGTGGGGGAATCTGGAAAGTCTTGTACTCAGTGACACCACTGATGGTAGGACTAAAGCAGATCTGGTTCAATTCGTGACTTAAgagaatacttcacccacaaaataacAATTCGTATGTCAAGTATTCACCGCGTTTCCTTGACttcataaagaaaacatagtttttcTTGCATGACTCCATgctccaaaaaaggcaaacattgtttttaaactaaacaaagtctgcttttaacaacagcaaaaaattaCTAAGACAGCCCTTTATAAACTTTTGCTTGACTCGTGCAGTAAAatacaagtctcatttatccagtagTATGTTGagtacaaacacatgcatttttactaaaGCATTACTTTctaaaacacctccaaacagtcTAGTGCACGGCGGAGTAGCGTGCCTGGGCATGCACACGCTTGAACTTGGCTCAAGTGGAGctcatgcattcacatgctcACGGCCACTGCTCATAGGcggaaatgttttaaatcataatgttttaGTGAAATTGCAGTGTAAGACAGAGTATATAACTGATACACAAAACTTCATTTTGTGGGAGAAGTTTTCCCTTAAGTGTCAGAAGTTTGGAATATTGCAGAAAAGTATTAGAGTATGTTTAACATATATTTCAGAAGTGAGCTTAAGAAgatattaacaaacaaaaaaacaagcaagtaCTTTGAAAATGCtctatattattaatttatttacttaaaaaaagattttccaaTAATATTTGAAATCGGTCTGAGCCAGGGTTTGCTATAAATTTTCCTTGGATTGGCTGATCTCAGCAGTGCAGCAGTGTCTTTTAGAGTGCAGGGAtgtttaatttgacttttaaaagacACTTGTGTAAATGTAGGGAAATCTGtatatgttttcttgtttaGAGATGTACATTGTTGCTCATTTATAATTGATGTGTTTTAGTAGAAATTGGGTACCTTGCTCAGTCACCTTAACATGAGTTACTGAGATAGAAAAGAACATTACTCACTCATTTTTGCCACATGTCTGGCATGATACAACTGCAAATCTCTCACTCAAAATCAGAATCACTCTGAGCAGTCTCACTGGCTATCAGAAAAGAGTTTTTATTCTCCATTTGGCTGTTATGTATCTCATACATAATCATCCCActatgtctctctctgttgtctCCTGTCCATCTCTCTCAGGATTTATTACCAACCTGACCATCCAGAGACAGTACTTCCCCACAGATGAGGACCAGACCGGGGCAGCTAAAGCTCTCCTCCGGTTACAAGACACTTACAGACTGGATGCAAACACCATCTCTACAGGAGACTTACCTGGTAAGGGCTTTAAATCTATGCACGAATCTCtagtttatctttttattaaGCGTTTAAATAAAGAGGCATAAACAGACATATCACAActtcttattgtttttatttttattttatgttattattttaggatACCCATTAACATCAGGCAAGGGACTGCCAATAAAAAATAGCTCTCCAGCTAACTCGGTtgcatttccatttatttaaatgtggaCTGATGTACGCTGTCCCTtcttaaataagtaaattacaaattattaaGTGCTATTAAAATCACAGTAAACAGAGGACCATACGAGGATGGAAGGTTTTCTTGGTTCTGGTCACTTGCATTATAAAGGAGATGGTTTAGTTTTCTTCAGTGCCAATGCTCTCCCTCTGCAAACTAGGAGTGAAACACAAGAGTCATATGACAGTGGAGGACTGCTACGAGCTGGGGAAAATCGCCTACTCTGATGTGGATTACTACCACACAGAGCTGTGGATGGCTCAGGCCCTGAAGCAGCTTGAAGAGGGAGAGGAGTCTGTTATAGATAAGGTGACAGTGATCGACTACCTCAGCTATGCCATCTACCAGCAGGGGGAGATTGAGCGAGCCCTGGAGTACACCAAGAAGCTGCTTGAAATTGGTGAGTTCCTCCACACTGTAGTGTATTTACAATTTTCAAAAGTATCCGGAGAAGCAAGTCCCTGCTTAAGGTATATTTTGTCACATAAACATAAGGTAGATTAGGAGTTGATGCacttttttatcagtttttgtcTTGTATAGACACCGGACGGAAATAGCCTTCATTTTACCAAACAGACTAAGACAATAGTAAGAAAGTTAAGCACATTAGGATCAGTCTAAATTTCAAGAATCAAGAATTATCTTGTTATGTCACATTTTCCTTGAAATGAGCCTCTGAATTAATTTATCGTGTTTGCAAATCTTGCTTCTGAGAACTGAATAAGGTCATACTGAATAAATAGCATATAATTATGTTGTGTTGGAAGCTTAGTTATTTTGATTGCAGAATGTGTGATATTTTTGGGTGACATGGCTGCAGCCATCACTATTTGTAATCACCACTGTTATGTCTGTCGGTCTctcattttcccatttttagaCCCAGAGCATCAGCGCGCCAAGGGCAACCTGAAGTACTTTGAGTTCCAGTTGGAGAAGCAGAGGAAGGCTGCGGAGAATGAAGCTCCAAATGAGAAAGAGCgagtaaaaagagaaacaagtaAAAAGAAGGAGAAATCCAAAAAGAATGCAACTTTTTCACTCATCCCAGAGAGGAAGAAGTATGAGATGCTTTGTCGTGGGGAGGGCATTAGAATGGTAAGgaggacaaaaagacacacaaaaacacaatttctaaCTTAAAAGATGCACATCAGTTTCATCTCCTTTGTTGCCTGCTTTCCTATTCTCTCAATCAGACCCCCCGCAGACAGAGCCGGCTGTTCTGTCGTTACTTCGACAACAATCGCAACCCCATGTACGTGCTGGCGCCTGTGAAACAACAAGATGAGTGGGACAGCCCCTACATTGTACGCTACCTTGACATCATCTCTGACAAAGAAATGGAGAGGATCAAGCAACTTGCAAAGCCACGAGTAAGAGATTTTCAGTAGTTTAAGTGATCCCATGATGCCATATGATGCATATTTGAAGCTATAATGGTTGCTTTACAGTTACAGGGTTTATAGAAGGTCTTAAGGTGCTTGAAATTTTGAGGGGTAAAAAATCTGTCACAGGAATACCTTGAATACCCCCTTTTTAACAAAGTACTAGAAAAATTCTTGAAGTTAAAATTAACCCCATAACATAGACTTGTATCTGCACTAACCAAAGCATCTTAGGCGCAGCGGCAGTTGTCGTCTGATATGACACACTAAATGAGATTAAATGATTGCTTGACGCATTGTCACGATTCAGGCCAAGATCGTAGGAAAGCTTGGCTGTAATTGGGCTGACAAGGTGTAGTCTGAACCCCGCATAATCCTTCACTGAAAAGAGTCATTGatcacatcatttatttatatttaattgaaaattattattgaaaatTAGTTACTTCAAGTATattctttgaaaatgaaaaatactgattgaaaagtccttgaatttcattttataatgtCTATATGAACCCTGTAGTTAATTGTGCTGTAGAAGGATTTTTCAGTGTCTGTTTTGTGATTTAGTGTGTTGAGAGGTGGGAGGTCAAAGCTGTGAGGCTGGTTGATGTGATTCTGCTAGTTAGGCaagcacacaggcacacacatacaaagatgtgtgtctgtgtgtgggtaAATCATGTCCATGGCTTCACAGCTACGCAGGGCCACCATCTCCAACCCCATCACAGGAGTGCTGGAGACAGCGTCATACCGGATCAGCAAGAGGTAAGGCATAGCCAGGATCCGCCAAGAGCTGGGGGTGTAGGAGAGAGCTGAGAGGGAGAAAGTGAGATTTTCTCCTCCATTTTTCCCTTAATACCTCATCCCATTCCTCCTCTGCGCTCTCGCCCGCATCACTTCATTTCTCCATCCTTCCAAAGTTTCAAGGGTCTTGAGCTGAAGCACAGGATCCAGctttaaacaacataaagaatcattcagggttcccatggtcatgctgatcacagccagaaactgtaaaagcagAGATTATTGTTGGATATTATAATTTCTGACAGTCTTTGAACACATAATTTGGGACGCTGAAagtatgtttgaatagagtttgaatcttataCGTTTGAAAAAAGGCTGGGCGAGTGgggcaagggaaaaaaagttttgaaattgaattcataaaaatgtgtgggaacccagAACATTCGTTGACCATTATTGGTCAATAGCTTTATTGACCAATAATAGTCAACGAATGTtctgaatgaataatgaaagaaaaaatgaaaaatgcattctTATAGCCAATGACTATTTGGAAAAATAACATGGTTTTCTGAGGATCTGTTGTGGATATATTTCTGCACAGTTTGCCAcagaaaggggaaaaatgttttgctttttctgctaGTAAATATTAACATAGATGCTTTTTTTTGAGTCAGGAGAATTATCAGAGGCACTCACTGATAAATCTTTTGACGTGGAAAATTTGGTTCTTAGTATTGCCTTGTGGAACACTCTCTTTGCTCCTCTTAAGAATAACATTGACAACTAGTGACCgaatctgcttttcttttctctccctcttccctcCACTTACTTTCCTCTCGTCCACTTGTCCGGATCACATtccatcacctttttttttctccttccttcATTCATCTGCTTTTCCTCGGCCGCCGTGTCCTTGTGCTGTGGAAACTACTGTAGTTAAGGCGAGCCACGGTGCATGACCCCCTAACTGGGAAACTTACCACGGCCCAGTACAGAGTCTCCAAGAGGTAAGGGGTCACAGGTTACCAGGAGGGCCACGATGCGTCCTCCAGCatccttctctttgtctttatCTCTTGGCCTGGCTGAAACACTAATTTAGCCCTGCACCCAGTTAACACCATggtaacaataaaaatgcttaGCTACACCTGGAAACTAGGCTAAAAAAgtcctctgttgttgttttttggtgtagctgaaatttttgttgttctttcagTTTACCCGGTCATTAAAAGATTTTCATGGAACTGCACAGTTGtgacagattgtttttttcccccagccaTCTTTTTCAGGTTATATGAGATCCTGAGCACTGAACCTCTATTCCCCATTGCGCTTTACAGGAATGAATCTGTAGCACGTTCTCGTATGAActcactgcagctgctgcggTTTTACTATGCTTCCTCAACTAACATATCAGCAAGAAACTTCTGGATAAGGTCTGAGTCTggatacacataaacacacagatagATGTTTGCTGCTTATGTGTGAAGAGATTATTCTCCTTCCATTGCTGATGTTAAGAAAGTGTCACCCTGTAGTTGAAATGTCTGCTCCACTTCACTGGATATGTTGCTGCCTGTTGTAGGTTACATTTAAACATCTCACCCTTAAAAATAGCAGGCTTAGGTGACCACCATAACCCCCAAGTTTCTGTGGTTTTACTGTTCCTGGTAATTAATGTTTGGGTATGTGTGCATGCGCACATGGGCACAAGGGTGTGgtgtttctttgatgtttttctatGTGTACGTGTTAGCCAGCATGCATTTCCAGAGTCAGTGAACTTCTAGTGATAGAGGGAACAGACGGATGAACTCAGAAAAGTTTCACCGCTCACTGAACTGGATGCTTCAGGAAAAATGTGTTGGCTTGCATCATCCCTTCAAGAATATAACTTACtataaacacaaatttaataaaaaaaaagatgactcatttcatttgtttcttcATCTTCTGCAAATTTTTTTTAGAGACATAGCCATGAGACAGTGGGGGTGGGAGTAATCCCATAGGCTTTGTGATGTCTTAAAAAGTCCCCTAAATTTGAGTGTGTTGAGAGCAGATGCTGGAATTCTGTTACGTCGCATATATGTTGGTAACTTTTGAATtctatcacaatattttttatgtggATACTGTGGCTTTTTAATACAGTAACTAAAAAAAGGCCTGTTTGAATTTTATGATGTGGTCTGTGGAGCTGCCATTGtgtcatgttttaatattcCACAAGAAAGAGTTCATTGCAACACGCGGTCAAGGGCTTATTTTATCGGTGACCTTCTGTTAGACTGGGGTGTGAGAGTAAACATGAAAGGCAGGTTGTTTCAGGAAATccataaacatattttcctgTAGTCCTCAACCAGACTCTTATGCGAAATACACATTCTCAAATGCACACGTTTGCAACCAGAGCAACCCTGAACCCTGAGCTGATTGGAGATTCTGAATCTCGGGCcagtattctgtttttttcgtCATACCTTCACTTCTCTTTTCTATCACCCGATTGCAATGCCAGacttcaatttcttttttatgcttttcatgGCTACTTATCAGCATGACAGTCTCTCAGTCGCCTGTTTCAGAAGAAGTGtttactgccatctagtggacaTTTATGTGCTTCACTGGCATACTGTATAGCACATCTGTCTTCTTTCTCAATTGATCTGCTTTCCCTCCTGTATTCCAGTGCTTGGCTCACTGGCTATGAGGATCCAATGATTGACACGATCAACCAGAGAATTGAAGATCTCACAGGACTGGAAATGGACACTGCAGAAGAGTTGCAggtaaaccattaaaaaaacattctccttctttttaaatatcttttataTAAAGTAAAACCTTACTGAATCAACGTAGTTGTTATATACATGTCATATAAACTGCTATTGTCATGTCTGTGTAGAGCTGTGAGGctgaaatcacattttgttGATCTCTGCAGGTTGCAAATTATGGCGTTGGAGGTCAGTACGAACCTCATTTTGACTTCGGGAGGGTAAGACCCTTTTTGATTCACAAAGTTAATATCTATTAAAGTACAGTAGTGGTAATATGGCAGGGCATTAAACCTGACATTGATTCTCTCTTCACAGAAAGATGAGCCAGATGCCTTTAAAGAGCTGGGTACTGGCAATCGCATAGCAACATGGCTCTTCTATGTGAGTAAACTCTTCCCAAATACACCAATAAACCAATGTTGTTAACTTTAAATTCAACTTACACTGTGGCCAAACTATCTTAAACTCTGTGTCGAAAAT harbors:
- the p4ha1b gene encoding prolyl 4-hydroxylase subunit alpha-1b isoform X2: MRLFRMELPCWCLFLLSSLQSLSAHNDFFTSIGQMTDLLYTEKDLVTSLKDYIKAEENKLEQVKRWADKLDSLSNTAIQDPEGFLGHPVNAFKLMKRLNTEWGNLESLVLSDTTDGFITNLTIQRQYFPTDEDQTGAAKALLRLQDTYRLDANTISTGDLPGVKHKSHMTVEDCYELGKIAYSDVDYYHTELWMAQALKQLEEGEESVIDKVTVIDYLSYAIYQQGEIERALEYTKKLLEIDPEHQRAKGNLKYFEFQLEKQRKAAENEAPNEKERVKRETSKKKEKSKKNATFSLIPERKKYEMLCRGEGIRMTPRRQSRLFCRYFDNNRNPMYVLAPVKQQDEWDSPYIVRYLDIISDKEMERIKQLAKPRLRRATVHDPLTGKLTTAQYRVSKSAWLTGYEDPMIDTINQRIEDLTGLEMDTAEELQVANYGVGGQYEPHFDFGRKDEPDAFKELGTGNRIATWLFYMSDVAAGGATVFPDVGAAVWPQKGSAVFWYNLFPSGEGDYSTRHAACPVLVGNKWVSNKWIHERGQEWRRPCGLNETE
- the p4ha1b gene encoding prolyl 4-hydroxylase subunit alpha-1b isoform X1, whose amino-acid sequence is MRLFRMELPCWCLFLLSSLQSLSAHNDFFTSIGQMTDLLYTEKDLVTSLKDYIKAEENKLEQVKRWADKLDSLSNTAIQDPEGFLGHPVNAFKLMKRLNTEWGNLESLVLSDTTDGFITNLTIQRQYFPTDEDQTGAAKALLRLQDTYRLDANTISTGDLPGVKHKSHMTVEDCYELGKIAYSDVDYYHTELWMAQALKQLEEGEESVIDKVTVIDYLSYAIYQQGEIERALEYTKKLLEIDPEHQRAKGNLKYFEFQLEKQRKAAENEAPNEKERVKRETSKKKEKSKKNATFSLIPERKKYEMLCRGEGIRMTPRRQSRLFCRYFDNNRNPMYVLAPVKQQDEWDSPYIVRYLDIISDKEMERIKQLAKPRLRRATISNPITGVLETASYRISKSAWLTGYEDPMIDTINQRIEDLTGLEMDTAEELQVANYGVGGQYEPHFDFGRKDEPDAFKELGTGNRIATWLFYMSDVAAGGATVFPDVGAAVWPQKGSAVFWYNLFPSGEGDYSTRHAACPVLVGNKWVSNKWIHERGQEWRRPCGLNETE